A genomic window from Prunus persica cultivar Lovell chromosome G2, Prunus_persica_NCBIv2, whole genome shotgun sequence includes:
- the LOC18787446 gene encoding putative serine/threonine-protein kinase, translating to MKFSFPCSKCFSSPGIIDDNTHGLQFLQNVHAFTYKELKVATNDFHPSNKIGEGGFGSVYKGRLNDGVDVAVKVLSAESKQGDREFMSELASLSNICHQNLVKMRGGCIEGCRRILVYDYMEHNSLAHILFQDEEKIRSKLNWRVRREICLGIAMGLAHIHEEVKPHLVHRDIKASNILLEKNFHPRISDFGLSKLFPENITHISTRVAGTLGYLAPEYAISGHLTRKSDVYSFGVLILQIVSGRSAVDFDLELGEHYLVQKAWEMYKSKRLVDLVDSRLEVDGNFSEKEAIEFLKLGLLCVQEKCSLRPRMSTAIKLMTMMNIKDEVNIKDEMTMNLFMNVEICEPGVITDKMDLKIAHRTDRSSPPSNISTMPSPQPYPFRI from the exons ATGAAGTTCTCTTTTCCCTGCTCAAAATGTTTCTCTTCACCTGGAATCATCGATGATAACACACACG GTTTACAATTTCTTCAAAATGTCCACGCCTTCACGTACAAAGAATTGAAAGTCGCCACCAATGATTTCCATCCATCCAATAAAATTGGTGAAGGTGGATTTGGATCTGTTTATAAGGGAAGACTTAATGACGGAGTAGATGTGGCTGTGAAAGTGCTTTCAGCTGAATCAAAGCAAGGAGACAGGGAGTTCATGTCCGAGCTAGCATCACTCTCCAACATTTGCCATCAAAATCTGGTCAAGATGCGCGGTGGCTGCATCGAAGGCTGCCGTCGAATTCTTGTTTATGATTACATGGAGCACAACAGCCTCGCACACATATTGTTTCAAG ATGAGGAGAAAATTAGGTCAAAATTGAATTGGAGGGTACGGCGAGAAATTTGTCTAGGAATTGCTATGGGGCTTGCTCACATTCACGAGGAGGTAAAACCACACCTTGTGCACAGAGATATCAAAGCCAGCAACATACTTTTGGAGAAGAACTTTCATCCAAGAATCTCAGATTTTGGATTGTCAAAACTATTCCCAGAAAACATTACTCACATCAGTACACGAGTGGCTGGAACATT AGGCTATCTTGCTCCGGAATATGCCATTTCTGGACACCTAACCCGAAAGTCAGACGTATACAGTTTTGGAGTGTTGATTTTACAAATAGTCAGTGGAAGATCTGCAGTTGACTTTGATCTAGAACTTGGAGAACATTATCTTGTCCAAAAG GCATGGGAAATGTACAAGAGCAAGAGGCTTGTGGATCTGGTGGACTCTAGGCTTGAAGTTGATGGAAACTTTTCAGAAAAAGAAGCCATCGAGTTCTTAAAGTTGGGTCTGCTTTGCGTACAAGAGAAATGCAGCCTCCGGCCCCGCATGTCGACAGCCATTAAGCTCATGACGATGATGAACATCAAGGATGAGGTGAACATCAAGGATGAGATGACAATGAATTTGTTTATGAACGTGGAAATTTGTGAGCCAGGAGTTATTACTGATAAGATGGACCTAAAAATAGCCCACAGGACTGATAGAAGCTCACCACCTAGCAATATCTCCACCATGCCAAGCCCCCAACCTTACCCTTTTAGaatctaa
- the LOC18787316 gene encoding zinc finger CCCH domain-containing protein 40: MAHRLLRNVEADGWERSDFPIICESCLGDNPYVRMTRADYDKECKICTRPFTVFRWRPGRDARFKKSEICQTCSKLKNVCQVCLLDLEYGLPVQVRDTALAISSNDAIPKSDVNREFFAEEHDRKARAGIDYESSYGKARPSDTILKLQRTTPYYKRNRAHVCSFYIRGECTRGAECPYRHEMPITGELSQQNIKDRYYGVNDPVAMKLLNKAGEMPSLEPPEDESIRTLYVGGLDERISEQDLRDQFYAHGEIESVRMVLQRACAFVTYTTREGAEKAAEELSNKLVIKGLRLKLMWGRPQAPKQDSEGTAEARQQAVAHSGLLPRAVISQQQNHLQDQPAPVHYYNMPPPPSQERSFYPSMDPQRMGAIVPSQEGAPSGPTGSGENNSSAERQQRSQHYAFQNMPQPHAQYRQQFYPPPYGYMPPPPAPYQQYPPQHHAGVTPPPSLPMNQQYQNSATPGPAHSGSTSSGSAPSNSGPSGSTPSGSGSAQTGSSQQ; this comes from the exons ATGGCGCACAGGTTGCTCAGGAATGTGGAGGCGGATGGTTGGGAACGTTCAGACTTTCCCATCATCTGCGAGTCATGCTTGGGCGACAATCCCTACGTCCGGATGACACGAGCTGATTACGACAAGGAGTGCAAGATTTGCACTCGGCCATTCACCGTTTTCAGGTGGAGACCTGGTCGTGATGCTCGATTTAAGAAGTCAGAGATTTGTCAGACGTGCAGTAAGTTGAAAAATGTTTGTCAAGTTTGCCTCTTGGATCTGGAATACGGCTTGCCAGTTCAGGTTCGAGATACTGCTCTGGCCATCAGTTCCAACGATGCCATTCCAAAGAGTGATGTAAATAGGGAGTTTTTCGCTGAGGAGCATGACCGAAAG GCTAGAgctggtatagactatgaatcTTCATACGGAAAGGCACGACCCAGTGACACTATTCTGAAGCTTCAAAGAACAACACCCTATTACAAAAGGAACAGAGCACATGTTTGCAGTTTCTACATTCGGGGTGAGTGCACAAGAGGTGCTGAGTGTCCTTACAGGCACGAAATGCCCATAACTGGGGAGTTGTCACAGCAAAACATCAAAGATCGTTACTATGG AGTCAATGATCCAGTGGCAATGAAGCTGCTTAACAAGGCTGGAGAGATGCCCTCCCTGGAACCTCCTGAGGATGAAAGCATAAGAACTCTATACGTGGGTGGGCTTGATGAAAGAATTTCTGAGCAGGATTTGAGGGATCAATTTTACGCTCATGGTGAAATAGAATCTGTTAGGATGGTACTCCAACGAGCATGTGCTTTTGTAACCTACACAACAAGAGAAGGTGCAGAAAAGGCTGCAGAAGAACTCTCTAATAAACTGGTAATAAAGGGTTTGAGATTGAAGTTAATGTGGGGTAGGCCCCAAGCACCAAAACAGGACTCTGAGGGCACAGCTGAAGCTAGGCAGCAGGCAGTGGCTCATAGTGGGTTGTTGCCTCGAGCAGTCATATCTCAACAGCAGAACCATTTACAAGACCAACCTGCACCAGTGCACTATTACAACATGCCACCTCCACCCTCACAGGAGAGATCATTTTATCCATCAATGGATCCTCAAAGAATGGGGGCTATAGTTCCATCCCAGGAAGGGGCTCCTAGTGGGCCTACGGGTTCAGGCGAGAACAATTCCAGTGCAGAAAGGCAGCAACGTAGTCAGCATTATGCTTTTCAAAACATGCCTCAACCACATGCCCAATATCGGCAGCAGTTTTATCCTCCTCCCTACGGGTATATGCCTCCTCCACCAGCACCGTACCAGCAATACCCTCCGCAACATCATGCTGGAGTGACGCCACCACCATCCTTGCCAATGAACCAACAGTACCAGAATTCAGCAACACCAGGGCCTGCACACTCGGGCTCTACATCATCAGGATCTGCACCATCAAATTCTGGACCTTCGGGGTCCACACCATCTGGTTCTGGGTCTGCGCAGACAGGGTCATCACAGCAGTGA
- the LOC18785696 gene encoding probable ubiquitin-conjugating enzyme E2 C produces MEVRPNPTADNSSVAQPQRQRQTPATTQKKPPASPIPVDTTSVSQRLQKELMSLMMSGGDLGVSAFPEGESIFTWLGTIEGGKGTMYEGLSYKLSLRFPLDYPFKPPQVKFETMCFHPNVDQFGNICLDILQDKWSSAYDCRTILLSIQSLLGEPNPESPLNSYAAALWNNKEDYRKMVHKQYFAGESLES; encoded by the exons ATGGAGGTCCGCCCGAATCCAACGGCCGACAACTCGTCGGTCGCGCAGCCCCAGCGTCAGCGGCAAACACCCGCAACTACTCAGAAAAAGCCCCCTGCTTCTCCCATCCCCGTCGACACCACCTCCGTTTCACAAAG GCTTCAGAAGGAGTTGATGTCTCTGATG ATGAGTGGAGGAGATCTTGGAGTATCGGCTTTTCCTGAAGGTGAGAGCATTTTTACATGGCTTGGCACAATTGAAGGTGGAAAAGGAACTATGTATGAGGGTTTATCCTACAAACTTTCTTTGCGTTTTCCTCTGGACTATCCTTTCAAGCCACCCCAAGTCAAGTTTGAGACAATGTGCTTCCACCCAAATGTTGATCAGTTTGGCAATATATGTCTTGATATTCTGCAG GACAAGTGGTCTTCAGCGTATGATTGCAGGACTATACTTCTGTCCATTCAAAGTCTATTGGGAG AACCAAACCCGGAGAGTCCCCTCAACAGCTATGCTGCTGCTCTGTGGAATAATAAGGAAG ATTACAGAAAAATGGTCCACAAACAGTACTTTGCCGGAGAATCACTTGAGAGTTGA
- the LOC18785050 gene encoding MLO-like protein 6, translated as MAELSKERSLEQTPTWAVAVVCFVLLAVSIFIERIIHLIGKWLTSKHKRALVEALEKIKSELMLLGFLSLLLTVLQGPISDICIPKSIGASWHPCSKEAESKSENKGRKLLDFSDPDFSYRRRLAVKGYDYCSEQGKVAFVSAYGIHQLHIFIFVLAVFHVLYCILTLTLGRYKMRKWKVWEKETKSIEHQYHNDPERFRFARDTSFGQRHLKFRSPLTLWIVSFFRQLFQSVTRVDYLTLRHGFIMAHLAPDSETTFDFRKYISRSLEEDFKVVVEISPIIWFSAVLFLLSNTYGWYSYFWLPFIPLVIILMVGTKLQVIISMMGLRIQERGDVVKGAPLVQPGDHLFWFGSPRFMLFLIHFVLFQNAFQLAFFAWSTYEFGIASCFHQRTEDIVIRISMGVIIQFLCSYVTLPLYALVTQMGSTMKRTVFKEEEAEALKSWHNKAKKNTKLSHHSHSNTPFSSTPGTPGHGVRMSPLHLLHQHNNRSDADGYYVSPRASNLELSHWETEGSSHSLNNNNAGLSDPEEIRELDQEPTSTTQLPPAPPGIRTQHEVNISLSEFSFGKGKSRS; from the exons ATGGCCGAACTAAGTAAAGAGCGTTCCCTAGAGCAAACACCAACATGGGCTGTTGCTGTGGTCTGTTTTGTGTTGCTTGCAGTTTCAATCTTCATTGAACGTATCATACACCTCATAGGAAAG TGGTTAACAAGCAAACACAAGAGAGCTCTAGTTGAAGCACTTGAGAAGATTAAATCTG AGCTCATGCTGTTGGGATTTCTATCCTTGCTCCTAACTGTTCTGCAAGGACCTATCTCTGATATATGCATACCAAAAAGTATTGGGGCCTCTTGGCATCCCTGCAGTAAGGAAGCAGagtcaaaatctgaaaacaaggGTAGGAAACTTCTTGATTTCTCAGATCCTGACTTCAGTTACAGGCGCAGGTTAGCAGTAAAAGGATATGATTATTGTTCAGAGCAG GGCAAAGTTGCCTTTGTGTCTGCCTATGGGATTCACCAACTGCACATATTTATCTTTGTGCTAGCAGTTTTTCATGTGCTCTACTGCATCCTTACGTTGACTTTGGGAAGATACAAG ATGAGAAAATGGAAGGTTTGGGAGAAAGAGACAAAGTCAATTGAACATCAGTACCACAATG ATCCAGAAAGGTTTAGGTTTGCAAGGGACACATCATTTGGACAGAGACATTTGAAATTCAGGTCACCATTGACCCTTTGGATT GTGTCTTTCTTCAGGCAGCTCTTCCAGTCGGTTACTAGGGTTGATTACCTAACCCTGAGGCATGGATTTATCATG GCACATTTGGCACCAGACAGTGAAACGACATTTGATTTTCGGAAGTACATAAGCAGATCACTTGAAGAGGATTTCAAAGTTGTTGTGGAGATCAG CCCAATTATATGGTTCTCTGCAGTGCTGTTCTTGCTTTCCAACACATATG GATGGTATTCTTATTTCTGGCTACCATTTATCCCTTTAGTT aTAATCCTGATGGTGGGAACAAAACTACAAGTGATTATATCAATGATGGGGCTGAGGATTCAGGAGAGAGGGGATGTCGTGAAGGGCGCCCCTCTTGTTCAACCCGGCGATCACCTCTTCTGGTTTGGAAGCCCTCGCTTCATGCTCTTTCTCATCCACTTCGTTCTGTTTCAG AATGCATTTCAGCTGGCCTTCTTTGCATGGAGTACA TATGAGTTTGGGATAGCTTCTTGCTTCCACCAGCGCACCGAAGATATCGTGATCAGGATCTCAATGGG GGTCATTATACAATTTTTATGCAGTTATGTGACTCTGCCTCTCTATGCTCTAGTGACACAG ATGGGTTCTACCATGAAACGCACCGTTTTCAAAGAGGAAGAGGCAGAAGCACTGAAGAGCTGGCACAACAAAGCcaaaaagaacacaaaactCAGTCATCATTCACACTCAAACACACCATTCTCAAGTACGCCGGGAACTCCCGGCCACGGCGTGCGCATGTCCCCGCTCCATCTGCTGCACCAGCACAACAACCGCAGCGATGCTGATGGCTATTATGTATCTCCAAGAGCATCAAACCTTGAATTAAGTCATTGGGAAACTGAAGGGTCATCACATTCCCTAAACAACAACAATGCTGGACTCAGTGACCCAGAAGAGATTAGGGAACTGGATCAAGAGCCTACTTCAACAACACAATTGCCTCCGGCACCGCCTGGGATTCGTACTCAGCATGAAGTTAACATTAGTCTGTCTGAGTTTTCATTTGGCAAAGGAAAATCAAGAAGTTGA